One Nicotiana tomentosiformis chromosome 4, ASM39032v3, whole genome shotgun sequence genomic window carries:
- the LOC138909502 gene encoding uncharacterized protein: protein MGSLRHVGIDKLEMTKDLYLLANLSVRLLDTDGGEVIIRNETESSLVDEVKARQFDDLALVKIRESIPLQKKQVFELSEDGVFTYRNRLCDNIEGLRGQIMEEIHQFRYFIPPMKKNIAEYVAQYPNCQQVKVEHHKPGGLLQNMEISTWKWEIINMDFVTGLPRSCQKFCSIWIIVDRLTKLGLLSRLRIMLRYILRK, encoded by the coding sequence ATGGGTAGCTTAAGGCATGTAGGGATTGACAAATTGGAGATGACTAAGGATTTGTACTTGTTGGCCAATTTAAGTGTACGATTGCTTGACACCGATGGCGGAGAAGTCATAATTCGAAATGAGACCGAATCCTCGCTAGTGGATGAAGTAAAGGCACGACAGTTTGATGATCTAGCCTTGGTGAAAATAAGAGAAAGTATTCCCCTTCAGAAGAAGCAAGTGTTCGAGCTATCCGAGGATGGAGTCTTTACATACAGAAACCGATTATGTGACAATATCGAGGGACTCCGAGGGCAAATTATGGAGGAAATTCACCAATTCCGGTATTTTATTCCCCCAATGAAGAAAAATATAGCAGAATACGTCGCCCAGTATccaaattgccaacaagttaaggTTGAACACCATAAAccaggaggattgcttcagaataTGGAAATCTCGACCTGGAAGTGGGAGATAATCAACATGGACTTTGTTACCGGATTACCACGCTCATGCCAAAAGTTTTGTTCTATATGGATTATTGTGGATAGACTCACCAAGTTAGGACTACTTTCTCGACTGAGGATTATGCTAAGATATATATTAAGGAAATAG